From Dehalococcoidales bacterium, a single genomic window includes:
- a CDS encoding DMT family transporter, whose product MDTGLVLALIASVSFAVGIVMVRKTAGDAGESFSVTALSISIGIPYFAIAISVSGGWGILANVSGKVLGLLIATGIIHYIIGRLLAYEAFRLIGANRATPFNQTSPIYTILLSWIFLDERVTGYIAIGALCMLAGVFLITREKKSISGEIMEKVPRDTVRGILAALGAALCWGITPVLIKPAVEELGSSSAATFISYAAAAVVMALLFLKRSRRQRFAQLSFKRNILPMSIAGVFTATGQLLYFTSLGHSPANVIAPLLSIQILFIFIFSWLINRRTELFTAKVALGMAATVAGTFLLFR is encoded by the coding sequence ATGGATACAGGTCTGGTTCTGGCGCTGATAGCGTCCGTCAGTTTCGCGGTCGGCATCGTCATGGTGAGGAAGACCGCCGGCGACGCGGGCGAGTCCTTCAGCGTCACGGCATTAAGCATATCAATCGGGATTCCGTATTTCGCCATCGCGATATCGGTCAGCGGCGGCTGGGGCATTCTCGCCAATGTGTCCGGTAAAGTACTGGGGCTGCTTATCGCTACCGGCATCATCCACTACATTATCGGGCGGCTGCTGGCTTACGAGGCTTTCCGGCTGATCGGGGCCAACCGGGCGACCCCCTTCAACCAGACCAGCCCGATATACACCATACTGCTGAGCTGGATTTTCCTCGACGAGAGAGTGACCGGCTATATCGCCATCGGGGCCCTCTGCATGTTAGCCGGGGTATTCCTGATTACCCGGGAGAAAAAGAGCATCAGCGGAGAGATAATGGAGAAAGTCCCCCGGGACACCGTCCGCGGCATTTTAGCAGCCCTGGGCGCGGCGCTGTGCTGGGGAATAACACCGGTGTTAATCAAGCCGGCGGTGGAGGAGTTGGGGTCGTCATCCGCGGCCACCTTTATTTCTTACGCCGCGGCGGCGGTGGTAATGGCGCTGCTATTCCTGAAGCGGTCGCGCCGGCAGCGGTTCGCCCAACTTTCCTTTAAAAGAAACATATTGCCCATGTCCATAGCCGGGGTGTTCACAGCCACCGGCCAACTGCTTTATTTCACATCGCTGGGGCACAGCCCGGCCAACGTCATCGCGCCGCTGTTAAGCATCCAGATACTTTTTATCTTCATCTTTTCCTGGCTGATCAACCGCCGCACCGAGCTTTTCACTGCCAAGGTCGCCCTGGGGATGGCGGCGACGGTGGCGGGGACTTTTTTGCTGTTCCGCTAA
- the hflX gene encoding GTPase HflX: protein MAVTPKGGRERQAAVNSLEELGQLAESAGARVVDKIVQQLPVPSHDYYVGRGKVQELIALKANKDYNVLILDDELTPKQQENLENELNVKVIDRAALILDIFARRARTHEGRLQVELAQHQYLLPRLAGQWSHLERLGGGIGTRGPGESQLETDRRLIRRKIQRLEEQTEEVRRRRSLYRQQRQKSGIPVIALVGYTNAGKSTLLNTLCKTEAVLADDRLFATLDPTTRRLNLPGNKAVLVTDTVGFIRKLPPTIINAFRATLEELSEASLLLHIVDVSSPDATEQCHAVEKIISELGLAEKKRFTVLNKIDRLIDSEPAQDGKGLESVLANLGVAPDENTVIISAVRGWGLPRLVEMVAAALPDINASFPTLENQ, encoded by the coding sequence CTGGCGGTGACGCCCAAGGGCGGGAGGGAAAGACAGGCGGCCGTCAACTCCCTGGAAGAGCTGGGGCAACTGGCGGAATCGGCGGGGGCAAGGGTCGTCGATAAAATCGTCCAGCAGCTGCCGGTGCCTTCCCACGATTATTACGTGGGCAGAGGCAAGGTGCAGGAACTCATAGCCTTAAAAGCCAACAAGGACTACAACGTCCTGATACTTGATGACGAGCTGACGCCCAAGCAGCAGGAAAACCTGGAGAATGAGCTGAACGTGAAGGTCATCGACCGGGCGGCTTTAATCCTGGATATCTTCGCCCGGCGCGCCCGCACCCACGAGGGGCGTTTGCAGGTGGAGCTGGCCCAGCACCAGTACCTTTTACCGCGGCTGGCCGGACAGTGGAGCCACCTGGAACGTCTGGGCGGCGGCATCGGCACCAGGGGTCCCGGCGAATCACAGCTGGAAACCGACCGGCGCCTGATACGCCGCAAGATTCAGCGGCTGGAAGAACAGACGGAAGAGGTCAGGCGAAGGCGCTCTTTGTACCGCCAGCAACGGCAGAAAAGCGGCATACCGGTCATCGCGCTGGTGGGCTATACCAACGCCGGCAAGAGCACGCTGCTGAATACGCTCTGTAAAACGGAAGCAGTCTTGGCGGACGACAGGCTTTTCGCTACCCTGGACCCCACCACCCGCCGCCTGAACCTGCCCGGCAATAAAGCGGTGCTGGTCACGGATACGGTGGGGTTTATCCGCAAGCTGCCGCCCACCATCATCAACGCTTTCCGTGCTACGCTGGAAGAGCTGTCCGAAGCCAGCCTGCTGCTGCACATCGTCGATGTATCTTCCCCGGACGCGACGGAGCAATGCCATGCCGTGGAAAAGATAATAAGCGAGCTGGGGCTGGCGGAGAAAAAGCGGTTTACCGTGCTGAACAAAATCGACCGCCTGATAGACAGCGAGCCGGCCCAGGACGGTAAAGGACTGGAAAGCGTGCTGGCCAACCTGGGGGTAGCGCCGGATGAGAACACGGTGATAATCTCCGCGGTGCGCGGCTGGGGCCTGCCGAGACTGGTGGAGATGGTGGCAGCAGCGCTGCCGGACATTAACGCATCCTTTCCGACATTGGAAAATCAGTAG
- a CDS encoding LL-diaminopimelate aminotransferase codes for MNPARRIESLKPYLFVEINKKIAEKRDRGEEVVSFAIGDPDMPTPPHVIKKLCEAAQDPVNHRYPESAGLPELHRAIAGWYKRRFNVTLDPDTEVLPLIGSKEGIAHIAMCFIDPGDTALVPDPGYPVYAVGTQLAGGRPYYLSLKADNGYLPSFKGIQDFILKKTKMLWLNYPNNPTGAVADLDFFNRAVEFGKEHGILVCHDGPYTEVAYDGYQPVSFMQAEGAKETGVEFHSLSKSYNMTGWRIGMVVGNAEAITALRTLKSNLDSGIPQAIQYMAIEALNGPQDSIAEHNAVYQRRRDLICEVLTRIGLEVNVPKASLYVWAKVPEGYDSVDFTADMLDQAGVAVTPGLGYGRAGEGYVRLSLTIPDASLVKGLSRLSGWRNTRRLTMKK; via the coding sequence ATGAACCCAGCTAGACGCATTGAATCCCTTAAGCCATATTTGTTCGTGGAGATTAACAAGAAAATAGCGGAGAAGAGAGACAGAGGGGAGGAGGTGGTCAGTTTCGCCATCGGGGACCCGGATATGCCCACGCCGCCGCACGTGATTAAAAAGCTATGCGAGGCGGCGCAGGACCCGGTCAATCACCGCTACCCGGAGAGCGCCGGGCTGCCGGAGCTGCACCGGGCGATAGCCGGATGGTATAAACGGCGGTTCAACGTTACCCTAGACCCGGACACCGAGGTGCTGCCGCTCATCGGCTCTAAAGAGGGCATCGCACATATCGCCATGTGTTTTATCGACCCCGGAGACACGGCGCTGGTGCCGGACCCGGGCTATCCCGTTTACGCCGTCGGCACGCAGCTGGCGGGCGGGCGGCCTTATTACCTTTCCTTAAAAGCGGATAACGGCTATTTACCCAGTTTTAAAGGCATCCAGGACTTTATCCTGAAAAAGACCAAAATGTTGTGGCTGAACTATCCTAATAATCCCACCGGCGCCGTGGCTGATTTGGACTTTTTCAACCGGGCGGTGGAGTTCGGCAAAGAGCATGGTATCCTGGTGTGCCATGACGGCCCTTATACCGAGGTAGCTTATGACGGCTACCAGCCGGTGAGCTTTATGCAGGCCGAGGGGGCTAAAGAAACGGGGGTGGAGTTCCACTCGCTTTCCAAGAGCTACAACATGACCGGCTGGCGTATCGGCATGGTGGTGGGCAACGCGGAGGCGATCACGGCGCTGCGGACGCTGAAATCCAACCTGGATTCCGGCATACCGCAGGCCATACAGTATATGGCTATCGAGGCTTTAAACGGGCCGCAGGACAGCATCGCCGAGCACAATGCCGTCTACCAGCGCCGGCGCGACCTTATTTGCGAGGTACTGACCCGGATAGGGCTGGAGGTTAACGTGCCCAAGGCCAGCCTCTACGTGTGGGCTAAGGTGCCGGAAGGCTACGATTCCGTGGACTTTACCGCCGATATGCTGGACCAGGCAGGGGTAGCGGTCACGCCGGGTTTAGGCTACGGACGGGCAGGGGAGGGGTATGTAAGGCTTTCCCTGACGATACCGGACGCATCGCTGGTCAAAGGGCTTTCACGGCTGTCCGGGTGGCGCAATACGCGGCGACTTACCATGAAAAAGTAA